In Melitaea cinxia chromosome 11, ilMelCinx1.1, whole genome shotgun sequence, a genomic segment contains:
- the LOC123657543 gene encoding vacuolar protein sorting-associated protein 4, translated as MASSNTLQKAIDLVTKATEEDKNKNYEEALRLYEHGVEYFLHAVKYEAQGERAKESIRAKCLQYLDRAEKLKEYLKKDRKKKPVKDGESNSKSEDKKSDSDSDSDDPEKKKLQGKLEGAIVVEKPHVKWSDVAGLEAAKEALKEAVILPIKFPHLFTGKRIPWKGILLFGPPGTGKSYLAKAVATEANNSTFFSVSSSDLVSKWLGESEKLVKNLFELARQHKPSIIFIDEIDSLCSSRSDNESESARRIKTEFLVQMQGVGNDMDGILVLGATNIPWVLDAAIRRRFEKRIYIALPEEHARLDMFKLHLGNTRHQLTEQDMKVLAAKTDGYSGADISIVVRDALMQPVRKVQSATHFKKVSGPSPTDPNLIVNDLLTPCSPGDPGAMEMTWMEVPSDKLGEPPVTMSDMLRSLATSKPTVNDDDMVKLKKFMEDFGQEG; from the coding sequence ATGGCTTCTTCTAACACTTTACAAAAGGCTATTGATCTTGTGACGAAAGCCACCGAAgaagataaaaacaaaaattatgaagAAGCCTTAAGACTTTATGAACACGGAGTAGAATATTTTCTGCATGCTGTGAAGTATGAGGCTCAAGGTGAAAGAGCTAAAGAAAGCATAAGGGCTAAGTGTCTACAGTATTTGGACAGGGCTGAAAAACTTAAAGAATACCTCAAGAAAGATCGTAAGAAAAAACCTGTCAAGGATGGAGAGTCTAACTCCAAGAGTGAAGATAAGAAGAGTGATAGTGATAGCGATTCTGATGACCCTGAAAAGAAGAAATTGCAGGGGAAACTTGAGGGAGCTATTGTTGTTGAAAAACCCCATGTTAAATGGAGTGACGTAGCTGGCCTAGAAGCAGCCAAAGAAGCTTTAAAAGAGGCAGTCATATTGCCTATCAAATTTCCTCATTTATTTACCGGTAAAAGAATCCCCTGGAAGGGTATCCTTTTATTTGGTCCCCCTGGAACTGGTAAATCCTATTTAGCTAAGGCTGTGGCTACGGAAGCTAACAATTCTACTTTCTTTTCCGTATCATCATCTGATCTTGTATCAAAATGGCTTGGTGAATCagaaaaacttgtaaaaaatcTATTTGAACTTGCAAGGCAGCATAAACCAagcattatatttattgatgagATTGATTCTTTATGCTCGTCTCGTTCTGATAATGAATCTGAATCTGCTAGGAGGATCAAAACTGAGTTTCTAGTGCAGATGCAAGGTGTAGGGAATGATATGGATGGCATTTTAGTTCTTGGAGCCACAAACATCCCATGGGTTCTTGATGCAGCTATAAGAAGGCGTTTTGAGAAACGTATTTACATAGCATTGCCAGAGGAGCATGCTAGACTGGATATGTTCAAATTACATCTCGGAAATACAAGGCATCAGTTAACTGAGCAAGATATGAAAGTGTTAGCTGCAAAGACTGATGGATATTCCGGAGCAGATATTAGTATTGTCGTTCGAGATGCTTTAATGCAACCTGTCCGCAAAGTACAATCTGCAACTCATTTTAAGAAAGTGTCTGGACCTAGTCCAACAGATCCGAATTTAATAGTTAATGACCTCTTAACGCCATGTTCTCCAGGGGATCCAGGAGCAATGGAAATGACGTGGATGGAGGTACCGAGTGACAAACTCGGTGAACCACCAGTTACTATGTCTGACATGCTTCGATCACTAGCAACATCAAAACCAACTGTCAATGATGA